A stretch of the Arthrobacter sp. PAMC 25486 genome encodes the following:
- a CDS encoding ATP-binding cassette domain-containing protein, protein MITSDYALRGRNLSFRFDGIPVLENVDIDLQGGSVTAIAGPNGAGKSTLIEILAGVRRAVTGTVERADEVALVVQRVTTPDALPLTVREVVAMGTWGASSGPSNKIDAKERKFRIADALDRVQLGDLAAVPFNSLSGGQRQRVLLAQGIARRARIFLLDEPAAGLDAQSRARTRSMLAEEAERGAAVACVSHDDDSIAAATSVIRLEGGRRVS, encoded by the coding sequence GTGATTACTTCTGACTACGCCCTGCGTGGGCGAAACCTGTCCTTTAGGTTCGATGGCATTCCCGTTCTTGAGAATGTCGATATTGACTTGCAAGGGGGGAGTGTAACCGCCATTGCCGGGCCCAACGGAGCTGGCAAATCAACCCTCATCGAGATTCTTGCCGGCGTTCGACGGGCCGTCACGGGCACGGTGGAGCGGGCCGACGAGGTGGCGCTGGTGGTCCAGCGGGTGACCACCCCGGATGCGCTGCCCCTCACCGTTCGGGAAGTGGTCGCGATGGGGACCTGGGGTGCGTCATCTGGGCCATCCAATAAAATCGATGCCAAGGAGCGAAAATTTCGGATCGCAGATGCTCTGGACCGGGTCCAACTCGGCGATCTTGCAGCAGTGCCCTTTAATAGCCTTTCCGGTGGCCAGCGCCAACGCGTGCTGCTTGCGCAGGGAATTGCCCGCCGGGCACGCATCTTCCTCCTTGACGAACCTGCAGCAGGACTCGACGCGCAGAGCAGGGCGCGAACCCGCTCCATGCTCGCCGAAGAAGCAGAGCGTGGCGCGGCGGTCGCCTGCGTCAGCCACGACGATGATTCCATTGCTGCCGCCACTTCCGTGATCAGGTTGGAGGGTGGTCGCAGAGTCAGTTAG
- a CDS encoding right-handed parallel beta-helix repeat-containing protein — translation MAETVTGAAVHTENKADAAQRVLFSDDFSANDGAKWIEAKSNAATDIRFADDMASIKGGGAENRILSNSEILADNFTLDLDLFIHEGNTNSASKVGFLASESAGSRYQVTFDGPKKQLRLERVEGGAVTVVGGPVSTDLTVNSGGEPHRISIEVDEDQVRATVNGELLLTVAEAGTASAAQGRILVAGQFPNQDFSVDNVRVTTMDPEVVGEYKVKLSTETNKALDVDPGTAGGTLTANRNSGNDGDVVTLSYTVKPGYVFDGYESKRLDTNTSTDGLLTIADNRFTFNDKTGSVIIIAKFVTEPDDPNVIFKDHFDGELNEHGNYAISAPGDVSIADGELRLTPTQGPAYVLVDGTEWAEPVNYRIEFDARKADGSPGTTQVAFRTAGFDERYVLALNGSKAMLRRLDNAGNNVELASTLYNFDQTARRFLIDVSGDTVSVSANATPILSYTNRDDPAHDSANWSGVSPGFALINMTPGASMAFDNVKVARTPVYVKANVQVTNAGEPDPEQVSGAVVLSEYTTAGGKALTWKTYPKGGYRFTGISFEGQTLPGDQFVVPEGATTDITLVANFEQHATAGTTYYIDSEEGDDAQSGTSPGQPWAGLAKANRTLHPGDKIVLKRGSVFEGASAALAFTGSGTAQNPIIVGAYGEGERPQLNGAGVVENVVSLHNQEYIHVSGLEITNRDPLFDSTFGLNTSTNTQKNLRAVNISARDFGVVHGITVTDLFIHDINGNLNSKWNGGIFFNVAGSVVNGEILGVPTKFDDVLIEGNKFERVDRSGIKLVDSVWSNQSLANSPNTPLNWYPSTNVVVRDNQFRHVGGDAITVRDTDGTLVEYNLVRHARFQNTGYNAGIWPFQTTNSVIQYNEVSNTHGVQDGQGLDLDHVSAYSVMQYNYSHNNEGGFMLIMNGFPHTAPTIRYNISQNDADKTFEFARGTAAGTMIHNNTIYSATTLQGPRGGVLDLANSGAGTGNREVFIFNNVFHYPAGQTFYVGEAATMKTKAKLFNNAYAGGISVPDEEERAITGELGLPDVGAAPEDNSRSTAPLTGVNAAQHFAGYAPTESSVLRNAGLSLEEVVAHFGGTVTDRSDMSPTQVHALALQAPSIDFVAGHNMPKMNGVRYDVDFLGNVTPGAATGDVAEGLTVGAIQYLAATPDAEPTTTPEPTVSPEPTTTPEPTVSPEPTTTPEPTVSPEPTTTPEPTVSPEPTTTPEPTVSPQPTTDPEPTTDPSSSPDSTNLPEPSATDESTGRTAATTGAGSAAATDGAATPGSGSGAADRDELASTGMNSTLGLSIAGLALLLLIAGGVLRRTGKRA, via the coding sequence GTGGCAGAGACAGTCACAGGCGCTGCAGTTCACACGGAGAACAAGGCGGACGCAGCGCAGCGTGTCCTCTTCAGTGACGACTTCTCGGCTAACGACGGCGCGAAGTGGATCGAGGCGAAGTCAAACGCCGCGACAGATATCCGGTTCGCCGATGACATGGCGAGCATCAAGGGCGGAGGGGCAGAAAACCGTATCCTTTCGAACAGTGAGATCCTCGCGGACAACTTCACGCTCGACCTGGACCTGTTCATCCACGAGGGCAACACCAACAGCGCAAGCAAGGTCGGCTTCCTCGCTTCGGAGTCGGCAGGATCGCGCTATCAGGTGACGTTCGATGGGCCCAAAAAACAGCTCAGGCTCGAACGTGTCGAAGGTGGTGCAGTCACCGTCGTCGGCGGACCTGTCAGTACCGACCTGACAGTCAATTCCGGCGGCGAGCCGCACAGGATCAGCATCGAGGTCGATGAGGACCAGGTGCGGGCAACAGTCAACGGTGAGCTGTTGCTGACCGTGGCCGAAGCCGGTACCGCCTCCGCTGCACAAGGTCGGATACTCGTGGCCGGGCAGTTCCCGAACCAGGATTTCAGCGTCGATAACGTGCGTGTGACGACCATGGACCCGGAAGTCGTCGGCGAGTACAAAGTCAAACTCTCGACCGAGACCAACAAGGCCCTGGATGTAGACCCCGGAACGGCCGGGGGAACACTCACAGCCAATCGCAACTCGGGCAACGACGGCGACGTCGTCACTCTTTCGTATACGGTGAAGCCCGGCTACGTCTTCGATGGCTACGAGTCAAAACGCCTGGACACCAATACAAGTACGGACGGTCTGCTCACGATCGCGGACAATCGGTTCACATTCAACGACAAGACCGGCAGCGTCATCATCATCGCTAAGTTCGTGACAGAACCGGACGACCCGAACGTCATCTTCAAGGACCACTTCGACGGGGAGCTCAACGAGCACGGCAACTACGCGATCTCCGCGCCAGGGGACGTGAGTATCGCTGATGGCGAGCTCCGTCTCACGCCAACGCAGGGACCAGCCTATGTGCTGGTCGACGGTACGGAGTGGGCGGAGCCCGTCAACTACCGCATCGAGTTCGACGCCCGAAAGGCTGACGGTTCCCCGGGAACGACGCAGGTGGCATTCCGCACGGCAGGGTTTGACGAGCGCTATGTCCTCGCCTTGAACGGTTCCAAGGCAATGCTGCGACGACTCGACAATGCCGGAAACAACGTCGAACTCGCGAGCACACTCTACAACTTCGACCAGACAGCGCGCCGGTTCCTGATTGATGTATCCGGGGATACTGTCTCGGTGTCAGCCAACGCCACTCCGATCCTCTCCTACACCAATCGCGACGACCCAGCCCATGACAGCGCAAACTGGTCGGGAGTCTCCCCCGGATTCGCACTCATCAATATGACCCCGGGCGCATCGATGGCATTCGACAACGTGAAAGTGGCACGGACCCCGGTATACGTCAAGGCGAATGTTCAGGTGACAAACGCGGGAGAACCGGACCCAGAGCAGGTAAGCGGCGCCGTCGTGCTCTCGGAGTACACGACTGCAGGCGGGAAAGCCCTGACCTGGAAGACCTATCCAAAAGGCGGCTACAGGTTCACGGGGATCTCGTTCGAAGGCCAGACACTGCCGGGCGATCAGTTCGTGGTGCCCGAGGGCGCCACAACGGATATCACTCTCGTTGCAAACTTCGAACAGCACGCCACAGCCGGGACCACGTATTACATCGACTCCGAGGAAGGTGACGACGCGCAATCCGGCACCTCGCCCGGGCAGCCATGGGCCGGCCTGGCGAAAGCCAACCGCACTCTTCACCCCGGCGACAAAATCGTCCTGAAGCGGGGCAGCGTGTTCGAGGGCGCGTCGGCGGCATTGGCGTTCACGGGCTCCGGAACCGCCCAGAATCCGATCATCGTCGGTGCCTACGGTGAGGGGGAACGGCCACAATTGAACGGTGCCGGCGTGGTGGAGAATGTGGTGTCCCTTCACAACCAAGAGTACATACACGTCTCAGGCCTCGAGATCACGAACAGGGATCCGCTGTTCGACTCCACCTTCGGCCTCAACACCAGCACCAATACGCAGAAGAACCTGCGCGCGGTCAACATCTCCGCCAGAGACTTCGGTGTGGTGCACGGCATCACCGTCACTGACCTTTTCATTCACGACATCAATGGAAACCTCAACTCAAAATGGAACGGGGGAATCTTCTTCAATGTCGCCGGCAGCGTTGTCAACGGTGAAATTCTGGGTGTCCCCACCAAGTTCGATGACGTGCTCATCGAGGGCAATAAGTTTGAGCGGGTGGACCGCTCCGGCATCAAACTCGTGGACTCTGTCTGGTCCAACCAGTCACTGGCCAACTCGCCCAACACCCCGTTGAACTGGTACCCCTCCACCAATGTGGTGGTGCGTGACAACCAGTTCCGACATGTGGGTGGCGATGCCATCACGGTTCGCGACACCGACGGAACACTTGTCGAGTACAACCTGGTGCGCCACGCCCGGTTCCAGAACACGGGCTACAACGCCGGAATTTGGCCGTTCCAGACCACCAACTCGGTCATCCAGTACAACGAGGTCTCCAACACCCACGGTGTGCAGGACGGCCAGGGCCTGGACCTTGACCACGTCTCCGCGTACTCCGTGATGCAGTACAACTACTCACACAACAATGAAGGCGGATTCATGTTGATCATGAACGGCTTCCCGCACACGGCTCCGACGATCCGCTACAACATCAGCCAGAACGATGCCGACAAGACCTTCGAGTTCGCTCGTGGGACGGCCGCCGGAACCATGATCCACAACAACACCATCTACTCCGCAACGACCCTCCAGGGACCGCGCGGCGGTGTGCTGGATCTGGCCAACTCCGGCGCCGGAACGGGCAACCGCGAGGTGTTTATTTTCAACAACGTCTTCCACTACCCGGCAGGGCAGACCTTCTACGTGGGTGAAGCCGCCACGATGAAGACCAAGGCGAAGCTGTTCAACAACGCCTACGCCGGCGGCATTTCCGTCCCGGACGAGGAAGAGCGCGCCATCACCGGCGAGCTGGGCCTGCCCGATGTGGGTGCGGCACCGGAGGACAATTCAAGGTCGACGGCGCCACTCACCGGAGTCAATGCGGCCCAGCACTTCGCAGGGTACGCCCCCACGGAAAGCTCTGTGCTGCGCAACGCCGGCCTGAGTCTGGAGGAGGTAGTGGCCCACTTCGGCGGCACCGTGACCGACCGCAGCGACATGAGCCCCACACAAGTTCATGCCCTCGCCCTGCAGGCTCCCAGCATTGACTTCGTCGCGGGCCACAATATGCCCAAGATGAATGGCGTGCGCTACGACGTGGACTTTCTGGGCAACGTGACCCCTGGTGCCGCCACGGGTGACGTAGCGGAGGGGCTGACCGTGGGTGCCATCCAGTACCTGGCCGCAACGCCGGACGCCGAGCCGACCACGACGCCTGAGCCGACGGTTTCGCCCGAGCCGACGACGACGCCTGAGCCGACGGTTTCGCCCGAGCCGACCACGACGCCTGAGCCGACGGTTTCGCCCGAGCCGACCACGACGCCTGAGCCGACGGTTTCGCCCGAGCCGACCACGACGCCTGAGCCGACGGTTTCGCCCCAGCCGACGACGGACCCTGAGCCCACCACGGATCCAAGCTCGAGCCCCGACAGCACGAACCTGCCTGAGCCGAGTGCAACGGATGAGTCCACCGGCCGTACCGCCGCCACAACCGGCGCAGGCTCCGCCGCAGCAACTGATGGCGCTGCGACGCCAGGTTCAGGCAGCGGCGCTGCAGACAGGGACGAACTGGCCTCGACTGGCATGAACAGCACACTGGGCCTGTCGATCGCAGGGCTTGCACTGCTTCTACTGATTGCCGGTGGCGTGTTGCGTCGTACCGGGAAGCGGGCCTGA
- a CDS encoding sulfatase codes for MKIIYVDVDTLRPDHTGPYGYQRPITPNLDVFAEDAARFDRYYASDSPCMPSRTALTSGQFGITNGVVGHHGEAARFRADSGHGLVEGRPLLGQHLGAHGYLTAAVSSFAERHRAWYFLGNFRESIRATPDVGDEPADIVTDTALEWIGRHLDTDDWYLHLTYWDPHMDYLQEQEWTDKAAASGPPPAWPDQAAIDGHAEIYGPRSALDFMYSDGLFERRVPYNFPQQIRTRADYEKLINGYDGAIHFWDSEFGRLLDGLKAMGIADDVAIVVSADHGEAFGEQGSYAEHGLASEPTHHLPMLVKWPGLTEGAGSRLGCDALLYNIDYAPTICELLGLPIPAKWQGESFADAVRGLPIESRDYLVLGHGAHTYQRAVRTRDHLYIRTYHPGAFRAEWESLFHVTEDPYLTRNLLEEEPMLVDQMRSKLAVWWNTYAGMPGSLPDPMQTTLQNGPALYNDPVLYMEHLRRTGRGHLADDLGQRLNPGTGAVPVSWQAPVDPDNSGRVNGPHWARTFPDTGTHLFGDAAVNGAADRDEAALSS; via the coding sequence ATGAAAATCATCTACGTGGATGTTGACACCCTGCGCCCGGACCATACGGGCCCGTACGGCTACCAACGCCCCATCACCCCGAACCTGGACGTCTTCGCCGAGGACGCCGCACGGTTCGATCGGTACTACGCCTCGGACTCCCCCTGCATGCCCTCCCGCACGGCCCTGACCAGCGGCCAGTTCGGCATCACCAACGGCGTTGTCGGCCACCACGGCGAGGCAGCCCGCTTCCGGGCCGACTCCGGGCACGGCCTCGTCGAGGGCCGGCCGCTGCTGGGCCAGCACCTGGGCGCGCACGGCTACCTGACCGCCGCAGTGTCATCCTTTGCGGAGCGGCACCGGGCCTGGTACTTTCTGGGCAACTTCCGCGAAAGCATCCGGGCCACCCCCGACGTCGGCGACGAGCCGGCGGACATCGTCACCGACACGGCCCTGGAATGGATCGGACGCCACCTCGACACGGACGACTGGTACCTGCACCTGACGTACTGGGACCCGCACATGGACTACCTGCAGGAACAGGAATGGACCGACAAGGCCGCCGCGTCCGGACCGCCGCCGGCATGGCCCGACCAGGCGGCCATTGACGGGCATGCGGAAATTTACGGCCCCCGCTCGGCCCTGGACTTCATGTACTCCGACGGCCTGTTTGAACGCCGCGTGCCGTATAACTTTCCGCAGCAGATCCGCACCCGCGCCGACTACGAAAAACTCATCAACGGCTACGACGGCGCCATCCACTTCTGGGACAGCGAATTCGGCCGGCTGCTCGACGGGCTCAAGGCCATGGGCATTGCCGACGACGTCGCCATTGTCGTCAGCGCCGACCATGGCGAAGCCTTCGGCGAACAGGGCTCCTATGCCGAGCACGGCCTCGCCAGCGAGCCCACGCACCACCTGCCCATGCTGGTGAAGTGGCCGGGCCTGACCGAAGGCGCCGGCTCCCGGCTGGGCTGCGACGCGTTGTTGTACAACATCGACTACGCGCCGACCATCTGCGAGCTGCTGGGCCTGCCGATCCCGGCGAAGTGGCAGGGCGAGTCCTTTGCCGACGCCGTTCGTGGCCTTCCCATCGAATCGCGCGACTACCTGGTGCTGGGCCATGGCGCCCACACCTATCAACGAGCCGTGCGAACCCGCGATCACCTGTACATCCGCACCTATCACCCGGGCGCGTTCCGGGCTGAATGGGAATCGCTGTTTCATGTCACGGAGGATCCGTACCTGACCCGGAACCTGCTGGAGGAGGAGCCGATGCTCGTTGACCAGATGCGTTCGAAGCTGGCCGTGTGGTGGAACACCTATGCGGGCATGCCCGGTTCCCTGCCGGACCCCATGCAGACCACGCTGCAGAACGGGCCGGCCCTGTACAACGATCCGGTCCTTTACATGGAGCACCTGCGCCGTACCGGCCGCGGACACCTGGCCGACGACCTCGGCCAAAGGCTGAACCCCGGCACAGGCGCGGTGCCCGTCTCGTGGCAGGCGCCCGTTGACCCGGACAATTCCGGACGCGTCAATGGCCCGCACTGGGCCAGAACATTCCCGGACACGGGAACACACCTGTTTGGTGACGCCGCCGTGAATGGCGCAGCGGACCGTGATGAGGCCGCGCTGAGCAGCTAG
- a CDS encoding PadR family transcriptional regulator codes for MLNKLECIILGHLVRTPMAGYDLHKWLAQEGPFFGYTPQPSQIYRQLTKCLEKGWVDQVIDQHRSGPDAKVYRLTPAGIQAFKDWAHAPYEPTVRPLDSDFQMRFVLTGVLGPEVALALLTTELDYRRRQQREKAYSDDFDPEQAAFPIDPAWHRELVRLGRERSYLLGTTYLTWLEMTYARLTEQLPDFTTPTPRGGAGATASQEQDTETA; via the coding sequence ATGCTCAACAAACTTGAATGCATCATCTTGGGCCATTTGGTGCGCACGCCCATGGCCGGGTACGACCTGCACAAGTGGCTGGCCCAGGAGGGCCCGTTCTTTGGCTACACCCCGCAGCCGTCCCAGATCTACCGGCAGCTGACCAAGTGCCTGGAGAAGGGCTGGGTGGACCAGGTCATTGACCAGCACCGCTCCGGCCCGGACGCCAAGGTGTACCGCCTGACACCGGCCGGGATCCAGGCGTTCAAGGACTGGGCGCACGCCCCCTACGAGCCCACGGTCCGGCCGCTGGACTCGGACTTCCAAATGCGCTTCGTGCTCACCGGCGTTCTGGGGCCCGAAGTTGCCTTGGCACTGCTGACCACCGAGCTGGACTACCGCCGCAGGCAGCAGCGCGAAAAGGCCTACAGCGACGACTTCGACCCGGAGCAGGCGGCCTTCCCGATCGACCCGGCGTGGCACCGCGAACTGGTGCGGCTGGGCCGGGAGAGGTCGTACCTGCTCGGGACCACCTACCTGACCTGGCTGGAGATGACGTATGCCAGGCTCACCGAACAGCTGCCCGACTTCACCACCCCCACCCCCCGCGGCGGCGCTGGCGCCACAGCTTCGCAGGAACAGGACACAGAGACCGCATGA
- a CDS encoding ABC transporter substrate-binding protein translates to MKAPNRAVRALALAATAAIFLTGCGSSAEPGSDGAAAKAVTTLTLASGVEPQSLDPAMSREAQFVQYFQPVFDTLIRRNSDGEPVPMLAAKWETAKDGKSLTLTLRDDVTFTDGAKLDAEAVKGNLERFKEAGGPLTAALAAVESVDAVDATTVKLNLSTPDPALVYALGGPSGYMQSPANFDSPTVDTQPIGSGPYELDRAATTPGSQYTFVKNDDYWDTDLQKFEKLVIKPIKDENARFNAVRSGQADGMIATAKTVKAAEAADVTVKMVPGDWQGLTLLDRAGELTPELGKVEVRQAINYAIDKDAILKNVAQGLGTVTSQVFGPSSVAFVADLDSAYGYDVDKAKALLKTAGLESGFTLKMPTSSDMDPALAPAIKDQLAKVGITVDWVDVPSAQYQPEQQSGSYSALFTAFGQPVVAWTAINTMVTESAPWNVFKSSTPETKVLLADILAGSDEEAAAKQQELNEYLVDNAWFAPWYRIDQPYFISKNVSVTVQNGQPVPSIYNFEPAK, encoded by the coding sequence GTGAAGGCACCAAACCGGGCAGTCCGTGCCCTGGCACTGGCCGCCACCGCCGCCATCTTCCTGACGGGCTGCGGAAGCAGCGCCGAGCCGGGAAGTGACGGGGCAGCAGCCAAGGCCGTAACCACCTTAACCCTGGCCTCCGGCGTCGAGCCGCAATCCCTGGACCCGGCCATGTCCCGCGAAGCACAGTTCGTACAGTACTTCCAGCCCGTGTTCGACACCCTGATTCGACGCAACAGCGACGGTGAGCCGGTTCCCATGCTGGCCGCCAAGTGGGAGACGGCCAAGGACGGCAAGAGCCTCACTCTGACCCTGCGCGACGACGTCACGTTCACCGACGGTGCCAAGCTCGACGCCGAGGCGGTCAAGGGCAACCTGGAACGATTCAAAGAAGCTGGTGGCCCACTGACCGCAGCCCTGGCCGCCGTCGAAAGTGTTGACGCCGTTGACGCCACCACGGTGAAACTGAATCTCTCCACGCCGGATCCGGCACTGGTCTACGCGCTGGGCGGCCCCAGCGGCTACATGCAGTCCCCGGCCAACTTTGACAGCCCCACGGTGGACACCCAGCCCATCGGATCCGGCCCCTACGAGCTGGACCGTGCCGCCACGACCCCTGGCTCGCAGTACACCTTCGTGAAGAACGATGACTACTGGGATACCGATCTGCAGAAGTTTGAAAAGCTCGTCATCAAGCCCATCAAGGATGAAAACGCCCGCTTCAACGCGGTCCGCTCGGGCCAGGCTGATGGCATGATCGCCACGGCCAAGACCGTCAAGGCTGCTGAAGCCGCCGACGTCACCGTGAAGATGGTGCCCGGCGACTGGCAGGGCCTGACCCTGCTGGACCGCGCCGGCGAGCTGACCCCGGAATTGGGCAAGGTTGAGGTCCGCCAGGCCATCAACTACGCCATTGACAAGGACGCCATCCTGAAGAACGTGGCGCAGGGCTTGGGCACCGTCACCAGCCAGGTCTTCGGCCCCTCCTCGGTAGCTTTTGTGGCTGACCTCGACAGCGCCTACGGCTACGACGTGGACAAAGCCAAGGCACTGCTGAAGACTGCCGGCCTGGAGTCCGGCTTCACCCTGAAGATGCCGACCTCCTCCGACATGGACCCGGCCCTGGCTCCCGCCATCAAGGACCAGCTGGCCAAGGTGGGCATCACCGTGGACTGGGTGGACGTCCCCTCGGCCCAGTACCAGCCCGAACAGCAGTCCGGAAGCTACTCCGCCTTGTTCACCGCGTTCGGCCAGCCCGTGGTGGCATGGACCGCCATCAACACCATGGTGACCGAATCCGCCCCCTGGAACGTGTTCAAGTCCAGTACCCCTGAGACCAAGGTCCTGTTGGCGGACATCCTGGCCGGCAGCGACGAGGAAGCCGCCGCGAAGCAGCAGGAACTGAACGAGTACCTGGTGGACAACGCCTGGTTCGCCCCGTGGTACCGGATTGACCAGCCGTACTTCATCTCCAAGAACGTATCGGTGACAGTCCAGAACGGCCAGCCAGTTCCCTCGATCTACAACTTCGAACCGGCCAAGTAA
- a CDS encoding ABC transporter permease, whose protein sequence is MISYISRRIGSGLVLIACASFIVFGLMLANSEHVARNILGDQASLEQLAEKRAELGLDGSLFVQYFQWLGNAVQGNLGQSWFNAESVGYLLMSRVPVTLSIAVGTVIVSTVISLAMGVAAAVYRGWLDRVLQIVSVAGLVFPGFWLALVLVVKVSIEWGLVPATGYITFGESPFGWMQSLLLPVFSLAIGAVAGLSQQVRSATIAVLEMDYVRTLRSRGLSESSVLFRHVIRNAAPPTLTVLSLNFIALMSGAVMIERVFALPGLGSIAVDATGVGDIPIVVGAVVISVVIVVIVNLAIDLVNGWLNPKVRLS, encoded by the coding sequence GTGATTTCCTACATCAGCCGCAGGATCGGCTCGGGACTTGTGCTCATCGCCTGCGCCTCCTTCATCGTCTTTGGGCTCATGCTCGCCAACAGTGAGCATGTGGCCCGCAACATCCTCGGCGACCAGGCATCCCTGGAGCAGCTCGCCGAGAAACGGGCCGAACTGGGCCTGGACGGCTCCCTGTTCGTCCAGTACTTCCAATGGCTGGGCAACGCTGTCCAAGGCAACCTGGGCCAGTCCTGGTTCAACGCCGAATCCGTCGGCTATCTGCTGATGAGCCGGGTGCCCGTCACCTTGTCCATTGCCGTGGGGACCGTGATCGTCTCCACCGTCATCTCCCTGGCGATGGGCGTGGCTGCAGCTGTTTACCGCGGCTGGCTCGATAGGGTCCTGCAGATTGTCTCGGTCGCCGGCCTGGTCTTCCCCGGCTTTTGGCTGGCGCTGGTCCTGGTGGTGAAGGTCTCCATCGAATGGGGTCTGGTGCCTGCCACCGGCTACATCACCTTTGGCGAGTCACCCTTCGGCTGGATGCAAAGCCTGCTGCTGCCCGTGTTCTCGCTGGCCATCGGCGCCGTCGCCGGGCTCTCCCAGCAGGTCCGCAGCGCCACCATCGCCGTCCTGGAGATGGACTATGTGCGCACCCTGCGCAGCCGCGGCCTGTCCGAATCCAGCGTCCTGTTCCGCCATGTGATCCGCAACGCAGCCCCGCCCACCCTGACGGTGCTGTCGCTGAACTTCATTGCGCTCATGTCCGGAGCCGTCATGATTGAACGCGTCTTCGCCCTTCCCGGCCTGGGCAGCATCGCCGTCGACGCCACCGGCGTGGGGGACATTCCCATTGTGGTGGGCGCCGTGGTGATCTCCGTCGTCATCGTTGTCATCGTCAACCTTGCCATTGACCTGGTCAATGGCTGGCTCAACCCGAAAGTGCGGTTGTCATGA